In Zingiber officinale cultivar Zhangliang chromosome 1A, Zo_v1.1, whole genome shotgun sequence, the DNA window attccaaaatctgtgcAAAACGAGCAATCAGTATAAAACTATTTCAAACTATGTTGGAACTTCACTATTATTTTGTACCCGTAATGCAGAAGACTGGAACGAATGTAGCACATGAATTACTTTTGATCATACTCATTTGTGTATGAAACCTAATAGGAATATCTATAAAGGAGTCATAGCTCTATGGAATTATTTTCATCTCAGTTAGCTCAACACCATTGGTGCCGCAAAGTAAAGCTTGGTGAAATTAAGGCCGGCGTATCTACCTCAGTTCATGTTTAAGCAACTCCATGATAATTATTCCTAATTAAGCTTGTTTTAAGATGCAAATTCAATGACAACAAAGTCATCAATCATAGGAATGCAGCAGCTTATAACTCTTGTTGACTAGATTTATTAGATTTCTATATGcatatgaaaaaaaaactaaagaaaatATGACTATTTTCCAATAACTCAGAAGAATTCTTACCGATCTCCAATGTACTTTCCTTGACAGAAGTAGTTGAGGAACAACTCCTCTACAAGAGCATTTTGTTTATCATAACCTTGGCTTGCAAAAAATGTTATAAGTCTGTGACTATCCAGTGTACTTCCCCTGAATCACCCATGAATGTGTTAACATTCTTTACGCTCAATTACAAGGTCTTATATGTTGTTCACTTACGTTAACCCAGAGGTATCATACTCAAATCCAAGGCTATTAAATATCTGCAAAACAAAACATATATTATGCCTCAAGATGTTTTTGATCAGTCAGATATTAGACTAAAATTCAAAACATAACTACAAAAGGACCTTTGTCATCCTAGACATCATCGCCTCATACTGTGAAGCTCCAAACTTCTGTTTATAGAAGTCTGTCTTGTTAATTCCTTCTTTGGGTGCATCAGGGTTGAGAAAAAATGGATGCCACCGAACCTGGAGGTGAATAACAAGGATTATGGAAGGAAAAGGTTAATTGAAATGATAAGAAGATTTTTATCAACAAGAAGAGAAACCTCAAAGTTAAATCCATCTTTTGCTGAATCTATGGCCTTTTGAAGGTTCTGTTTTCCAATCATCATAATTATGCATGAATTCATTGTAAAGATAACAATCAGCAAAATCAATGGtctggaagcatccgacgatcgaactttagttttgataatggcaaaggaattcaaagttaagtttaattattgTCTAACagtttaattgagtgtttcaggaaagtcctaactgcggttaggcaagtgaaaaaccctagggagcggtaaccctaggtcataaggggtggtaaccctatgcggaaagtcttggcgagtcggagcttcaggcaaaaatcctaggggacggtaaccctaggttaaaatcctgatgttgtgaaccgggtagaagtctgggtgggtcgaggaccggacatccaacatgaagaccggaagcatcggacgctgagcaaaaatccagtcgatctggaggatcgtactggcaacaggtaaatctcctgagtggagtatgtgaggacgcgttccccgtagaggaaacagtaggcgtcgagtcgacctagggtttccggtgaaAAATCCAAAGTCAAACCCGGATAGTCCGATGACTATCgattatatcatttatcatattgtatatgtgctaattttgtgttgcagggtagctttgtgattaacatatcttgcagggaccaaagtacaaacatatgcctcggatgaacagtaccgaggcgcctccaagctttggaggcgcctcgggtgctaatgTGACGTGGCTATGCAGACCCGCTGAAGGCGCCTCTGGTgtgcatggaggcgccttggacgcccagttggaggcgccttagcttggaggcgcctcgggtgctaatgTGACGTGGCTATGCAGACCCGCTGAAGGCGCCTCTGGTgtgcatggaggcgccttggacgcccagttggaggcgccttatggGAGGATGAAGGCGCCGTGAAGGGATAAAGCACGACCAGTtcggttctgatccacgcgggtgactcggccagcatggaggcgccttagatagaCTTCAAGGAGCCTTGAGCACCTTATAAAAGAACTTCTCAAACAGTAGCCTCAACAAATCAACTCCAAGTGTTCATGCTACAATCGGCTGCTAACGAGACATCCCGAGAAAGCTTCCATTCGACCCGACACTTCGATTACCTTAAATTATGTCATTGGTATTGTAGTTCtttatttagcaaattgttcttaATTTGTAACATTcttcgaaattatagttgttgaccacggaaagcgatcaaggatcgcgggccttcgaataggagtcgccacaggctccgaacgaagtaaatccttcgtgtctgtgtgtttgtttttactttccgctgcgtttattctaaacgagttttacgaatcgaacgaaatagccacgagcgctattcaccccccctctagcgctttcgatccaacaattggtatcagagcggggtcgcttcgatttggtgcaaccaccagtcaagcaaattttttgtggtattttcaatttttcggagtcgatcagaaTTAGTATACTTGCTAAATTCGgatcaattttttttcataatcgtatttttttttctcgaagttggtgcaacaccactcgagttcgtttttttcttattattttcataccacactgctaatccaggatcaagtcctggtacatttctTTTCTCCTCTTTGTGTGCAAGTATTtaatggccctccaagaaggctttagcattGTTCGCCCGTCTCTTTTCTCCGGCGAGGACTTTGCCTATTGGAAGAAccagatggaataccacctcaagacacaagtcgagatgtggatcatcatctagaccggtctcgagcttccaTGCGACGGCACCGGAGAACTAGTTTCCTGCACCAACTGGGACACCAGCATCATGAAGaaagtggaagctgatgccaaagcaacctgtatgtTACAATGTGAGTTGAtaaaagaagaactgaacagagtcggacaattctcaagtgcaaaagagcTGTGGAACAAaatgatcgaactgcacgaggggacctccgatgctaaagtaagtaagcacgacctaattttaaataagttatacaatattaaaatgcaggaaggtgagatggccAGCCAACTCCATGCATGCATCCAGGATCTACTCAACAGACTTCATGCGATCGACTAAAGGGTGGAGAACAGAGACgttataaggtatgctttaaacatctttccaaggaataccttgtgggcatccattgtagatgcttacaaggtttccaaggatctttcttttattaaattagacgaaatgttttctgaattcgaattgcatgagcagattaatgcacGCTCGGTCGAAAAGGATAtagctttggttgtaggtactaGCAGAACGCGCGAACCGACATCAAGATGGAAAACCAAACTCGAATCCAAAGATGAATCGGACACAGAGGACGAAGACGAAATAACTTTCGAACTGATAAAGCTCTTACGGAGAATATGCAAGGCAAAAAGGGTGACTCAGACAATCACAAAAGACAAGACTAGAGTCActtgctacggctgtaaccagaaggggcactacaagccggacTGTCCGAATTGGAAGCAACGAAGAAAGAAGGCGTTGAaggcaacctggtccgagtcgtcagacgaatccgagaTGGATGAAGAAGAACCGAAGAGCTTTCTCGCATTACCAATGCAAGCAAACATCGTCGAAACTGAAACCGAATTCGAATCCGAAACGGAGAGCGAGTCTGAAACTGAGTCCGAGccaagccacggatccacatccgtttccAAAGGGCCCAAACTCACTGTAAGCGCTTTAATGTCTAATATTAATTTAGATAATTCGGAAAACTTAGTTCCAtacttgcttaaaaaattggctaaatccaatgttcaggtcaagtcactccaaaaagatgtaacatcccttaaggaagcgactgactcgagttctttaactgagccaattcaaactggaaattcaactcaagtctaacaacttgaggaggaaaattccaatttaaaaactcaaattaaagaactcaaggatacgtttgaatggttcaccttgggttctaagaatttggatctgattcttggaaaatagcgagccgttttcaacaaatccggacttggatttaaaaataaaagaaaatataaatcatatatgtctttagtaaataaaaataatcgaaacatagttcaagcatgggtccccaagtcaaacttggttaatcaagttggacttggacaatattgggtccccaaggatcagatccattacctcgatagaccatatcaaggctatgatccagggggagtcaatagaaagaccatctttacaaatagatagaactgattgatgcttgtttatttaattttgtaagatgcatgtttagattcaggatagattaaggacctaggcgtaatttacacttgttagttaaacctaggggtttcaaaaagaaaattaaatatgtaatttctttgagcggctctgtctagaaagtggtggatgttcccatacccaagaaggcctagtgtctcaccactgactgggaaccaatctttgaaatgtatatctaattgactaattgaaaaacctaagtttaactcaaatgtaaattaatccttacaaataacctaaatcaaagataaccatctcacaaaattaattaagattacctgattgataacttagaatcgggtgagatggatctagggtAAACTTAgtcaatttaatcaacttaataatcaaatatttaatttaattaacaactaaaattaaattcattttaattcttcaaaaatcattttgaaaatcatttaaaaaaataattttgaaaatcattttaaaaacatttaaaaattactttgaaaatcatattaaaaacttcgaaaattatttgaaaaatcattttaaaaataatttgaaaaatcattttaaaaatactttgaaaaatcattttaaaaatcttcgaaaattatttgaaaatcatttttaaaaatcttggaaaatcatttgaaaaatttattttgaaaaatcatttgaaaattatttgaaaaatcatttgaaaattatttgaaaaatcatttaaaaaaatactttgaaaaatcattttaaaaatactttgaaaaatcattttaaaaattacattgaaaaatattttaaaaatactttgaaaaatcattttaaaaatcctttgaaaaatcattttaaaaatactttgaaaaatcattttaaaaatcctttgaaaaaattatttcaaaatactttgaaaattatttcaaaatcacttgaaaattatttcaaaatactttgaaaattatttcaaaaatactttgaaaattatttcaaaatcacttgaaaattattacaaaatactttgaaaattatttcaaaatcatttgaaaattacttgaaaatattcatctcaaaattatttaaaaaataacttaaaaatcctttgaaaaattaatttcaaaattactttgaaaattatttcttaaacttagattttaaaattGTGTCTTCAAACTTATAGCTAATAGTTTTCTAACTTAGCTAAATATCTACAAGAAACTTATTTTAAAAGAGCTAAGTGCttatttctatactcattttttcctctcttatttttgatatatggcaaagggggagagtagatggaaattcaaaggaaattaaggataatttgaaataaaaaggaatttatttAAGGGGAAGCtcctattaagggggagcttgaatGTGCTAATATGTTTGTTTATGTCTGTGCTCATTTATGTTTATCTTTATTGCATATTTTttatacttaactttgaattttggttgtcataatcaaaaaggaggagattgttggtgcgggaagcatccgacgatcgaactttagttttgataatggcaaaggaattcaaagttaagtttaattgttgtcTAACagtttaattgagtgtttcaggaaagtcctaactgcggttaggcaagtgaaaaaccttagggggcggtaaccctaggtcatagggggtggtaaccctatgcggaaagtcttggcgggtcggagcttcgggcaaaaatcctaggggccggtaaccctaggttaaaatcctggtgtcacgaaccgggtagaagtctgggtgggttgaggaccggacatccagcatgaagaccggaagcatcggacactgagcaaaagtccagttgatctggaggatcgtactggcaacaggtaaatctcccgagtggagtaggtgaggacgcgttccccgtagagggaacagtaggcgtcgggtcgacctagggttttcggtgggaaatccaaagtcagactcggatactCCGATGACTATCgattatatcatttatcatattgtatatgtgctaactttgtgctgcaggatagctttgtgattaacatatcttgcagggaccaaagtgcaaaagagttgtggaactaactgatcgaactgcacgaggggacctccgatgctaaagtaagtaagcgcgacctaattttaaataagttatacaatattaaaatgcaagaaggtgagatGGCCAGCCAGCTCCATGCGCGCATCCAGGATCTACTCAACTGACTTCATGTGATCGGCCAAAGGGTGGAGAACAGAGACgttataaggtatgctttaaacgtctttccaaggaataccttgtgggcatccattgtagatgcttacaaggtttccaaggatctttcttctattaaattagatgaaatgttttctgaattcgaattgcatgagcagattaatgcacgcccggtcaAAAAGGATAtagctttggttgtaggtactaGCAGAATGCGCGAACCGACATCAAGATGGAAAACCAAACTCGAATCCAAAGACGAATCGGACACAGAGGACGAAGACGAAATAACTTTCGAACTGATAAAGCTCATACGGAGAATATGCAAGGCAAAAAGGGTGACTCAGATGATCACAAAAGACAAGACTAGAGTCActtgctacggctg includes these proteins:
- the LOC122034163 gene encoding uncharacterized protein LOC122034163 — encoded protein: MMIGKQNLQKAIDSAKDGFNFEVRWHPFFLNPDAPKEGINKTDFYKQKFGASQYEAMMSRMTKIFNSLGFEYDTSGLTGSTLDSHRLITFFASQGYDKQNALVEELFLNYFCQGKYIGDRKVLLDAAEKVGIEGASELLHDPTKGIEEVNEELEKYSSRINGVPHFVINEKYKISGGQPPEVFLRAFQAAADDGSRQ